One Fusobacterium sp. DD2 DNA segment encodes these proteins:
- a CDS encoding glycosyltransferase family 39 protein: MNVKDKKYLITLFIISVISFFSNIWVREADLMEQRNFITAREMVKHGNYLVTTLNGNLRFEKPPFPTWLTGVIMKLTNNFSDEWILRIPAALTGVLLIFLIYFLVKVLTKDCNKAFFSSFSAVTMFMIIKTANENNWDIYTYVFAFGGILLLVYGLKQNRLKYFIESGIFFAISIMSKGPVGLYGLVLPFLIAYIATYGRDEFKKNWKNILILIGVTGILSAIWPLMMYLKYPDYFLSVMDKEEATWSSKHTQSFIFYFDYFIYTGIWIFFTLIALLERGKEFKIKKYSKFLLIWNIAVLLLLSIISMKKKRYGIPIYMVSALNIGVLCNYYWNTMWEQLKKYEKILLYIQGGFITVVSALLLLLFIYEAIFKKKIPMEYLLLTLATYSALIYLTIFTFKKNKEGVGRYITIASGAFMLIVNLNANWFIDRNYVRKQYSGKYLNSKLLQKNPPILDIYSNNFDVDEVWDVGKEIKPLSDTTHLPDSFILLGDVPEGLKNRYRINKNEIYSENDGDTLKLYYLNRKE; the protein is encoded by the coding sequence ATGAATGTTAAAGATAAAAAATACCTGATTACACTTTTTATAATATCTGTAATTTCATTTTTTTCTAACATTTGGGTGAGAGAAGCAGACCTCATGGAGCAGAGAAACTTTATAACTGCAAGAGAAATGGTTAAACATGGAAATTATCTTGTGACTACCTTAAACGGAAATCTGAGATTTGAAAAACCGCCATTTCCAACCTGGCTCACTGGGGTCATTATGAAACTGACTAACAATTTTAGTGATGAATGGATACTGCGTATCCCTGCAGCTTTAACAGGAGTTCTTTTAATATTTTTGATATATTTTCTTGTTAAAGTTCTTACAAAAGATTGCAACAAAGCTTTTTTCAGTTCATTTTCTGCTGTAACTATGTTTATGATTATTAAAACAGCAAATGAAAATAACTGGGATATATATACATATGTTTTTGCTTTTGGTGGTATACTCTTATTGGTGTATGGCCTTAAACAAAATAGATTAAAATATTTTATTGAAAGTGGGATATTTTTTGCCATCTCAATTATGAGCAAAGGTCCAGTTGGACTCTATGGACTTGTACTTCCATTTCTCATAGCTTATATAGCTACTTATGGAAGGGATGAATTCAAAAAAAACTGGAAAAATATTCTTATTCTGATTGGAGTGACAGGAATACTTTCAGCTATTTGGCCTCTTATGATGTATCTTAAATATCCTGATTACTTTTTAAGTGTTATGGATAAAGAGGAAGCCACATGGTCAAGTAAGCATACTCAAAGTTTCATTTTTTATTTTGATTACTTTATCTATACAGGAATATGGATATTCTTTACTCTCATAGCTCTTTTGGAAAGAGGAAAAGAGTTTAAAATAAAAAAATATTCAAAATTCCTTTTAATATGGAATATTGCTGTGTTACTTCTGCTTTCAATAATAAGTATGAAAAAGAAAAGATATGGTATACCAATATACATGGTTTCAGCTCTAAATATAGGAGTTCTTTGCAATTACTACTGGAATACAATGTGGGAACAGCTTAAAAAATATGAAAAAATCCTTCTATATATTCAGGGAGGATTTATAACTGTTGTGTCAGCACTGCTTTTACTTCTATTTATCTATGAAGCTATATTTAAGAAAAAAATTCCTATGGAATATCTGCTTTTAACACTGGCTACTTACTCTGCACTTATCTATCTCACTATCTTTACATTTAAGAAGAATAAAGAGGGTGTAGGAAGGTATATCACAATTGCAAGTGGGGCATTTATGCTCATTGTCAATCTTAATGCCAACTGGTTTATAGATAGAAACTATGTGAGAAAGCAATATAGTGGAAAATATCTGAATTCTAAACTTCTTCAGAAAAATCCACCGATTCTGGATATTTATTCAAATAATTTTGATGTTGATGAAGTCTGGGATGTTGGAAAAGAGATAAAACCTCTTAGTGATACAACTCATCTTCCAGATAGTTTTATCCTTTTAGGTGATGTTCCTGAAGGACTTAAAAACAGATACCGTATCAATAAAAATGAGATTTACTCTGAAAATGATGGAGATACATTAAAGCTTTATTACTTAAACAGGAAGGAGTAG